In Paenibacillus larvae subsp. larvae, the following proteins share a genomic window:
- a CDS encoding TetR/AcrR family transcriptional regulator — MKSDEIKEAALKYFTIHGYEGASLSQIAEEVGMKKQSIYAHFKGKDDLFLQVLRDAKETELSSKLQYFSKIDSQNPEKDLYGFLQLVIDLFQKNEQLKFWLRMSFFPPVHLAKVIEKEVLDTENKVQAVLQRKFEDWIDAKVIYGDEAKTSNLAFLGVVDSIMLELVYGNDEKQLKDKLESSWKVFWRGISHQ; from the coding sequence TTGAAAAGCGACGAAATCAAGGAAGCAGCTCTTAAGTATTTCACAATTCATGGTTATGAAGGAGCATCCCTTTCTCAAATAGCTGAAGAAGTGGGTATGAAGAAGCAATCCATTTACGCTCATTTCAAAGGAAAGGATGATCTTTTTCTGCAAGTTCTGCGTGATGCGAAAGAAACTGAGCTGTCTTCAAAACTCCAATATTTCAGTAAAATTGATTCGCAAAATCCCGAAAAGGATTTGTACGGATTTCTACAATTGGTAATCGACCTTTTCCAAAAAAATGAGCAGTTAAAGTTTTGGCTGCGCATGTCTTTTTTTCCACCGGTCCATCTTGCAAAAGTAATCGAAAAGGAAGTCTTAGATACCGAGAATAAGGTACAGGCGGTACTGCAAAGAAAATTTGAGGATTGGATTGATGCTAAAGTAATATACGGAGATGAAGCAAAAACCTCGAACCTCGCCTTCCTGGGAGTAGTCGATTCCATTATGTTGGAACTTGTTTACGGTAATGATGAGAAACAGCTCAAGGATAAATTAGAATCCTCTTGGAAAGTATTTTGGAGAGGTATTTCACATCAATGA
- a CDS encoding TetR family transcriptional regulator — protein MANISVGKYNKILQAAIEVISEKKFDKTSVSDIVKKAGIAQGTFYLYFSSKNALIPAIADNLLTITFEGIKEKIQGKESFWDVLEVVIDETFNITEAYKNIIVLCYSGLAIDYSMEKWEAIYQPYYHWLEDILNKAIKNNEIIGGINVKSTAKIIINLVENAAERFYISLEQVDNLKLFKEEIFNFLKRSLFRA, from the coding sequence ATGGCAAACATTTCTGTCGGGAAATACAATAAAATTTTACAAGCCGCCATTGAAGTCATTTCCGAAAAAAAATTTGATAAAACTTCCGTTTCAGATATCGTAAAGAAAGCGGGCATTGCACAAGGAACTTTTTATTTATATTTTTCATCAAAAAACGCTTTAATACCAGCCATTGCTGATAATCTTCTTACAATTACTTTCGAAGGAATTAAGGAAAAGATTCAAGGCAAAGAAAGCTTCTGGGATGTCTTGGAAGTTGTGATTGACGAAACCTTTAATATAACAGAGGCATACAAAAATATTATTGTCCTTTGTTATTCCGGTCTAGCTATAGATTATTCAATGGAGAAATGGGAAGCGATCTATCAGCCTTATTATCACTGGCTTGAGGATATATTAAATAAAGCCATTAAAAATAACGAGATAATCGGTGGCATTAATGTAAAATCGACAGCTAAAATCATCATAAATCTTGTTGAAAATGCTGCTGAACGATTTTATATAAGTCTTGAGCAAGTTGATAACTTGAAATTGTTTAAGGAGGAGATATTTAACTTTTTAAAAAGATCGTTATTTAGAGCATAA
- a CDS encoding glycoside hydrolase family 1 protein has translation MKFPHDFLFGAASASYQVEGAWNEDGKGITNWDVFSKIPGKTYNQTNGDVAIDHYHRYKEDIRLMAEMGLESYRFSISWARILPAGDGEINEKGIDFYNRIIDECLEYGIVPFVTLYHWDLPLTLEEDGGWTNKRTAEAFVKYAEICFRAFGDRVKHWITFNETVMFCGLGYLKGAHPPGIQNDVPKYFQATHYVFYAHAKAVNLYKQLKQYGEIGITHVFLPAYSIDNQPDNILAERHANEYETFWFYDPILKGEYPSYVTQQLKEKGWIPNWTIEELEMIKQNAGKNDFIGLNYYQPIRVERYYKDIENEEHSRETSTLAPGNPSFDGFYRTVRMKDKTYTKWGWEISPEGFLNGLHMLKERYGNIKMYVTENGLGDEDPIIDGEIVDVPRIKYVEEHLKVIKRAIKEGIHLKGYYAWSVIDLLSWLNGYKKQYGFIFVDHDNNLKRKKKLSFHWYKHIIATRGEEL, from the coding sequence TTGAAATTTCCACATGATTTTTTATTTGGGGCTGCTTCAGCTTCTTATCAAGTAGAGGGCGCATGGAATGAAGATGGAAAAGGCATTACGAATTGGGATGTTTTTTCAAAAATTCCCGGTAAAACATATAATCAGACAAATGGCGACGTGGCTATTGATCATTATCATCGGTATAAAGAAGATATCCGATTAATGGCTGAAATGGGCTTGGAATCTTATCGTTTTTCCATCTCGTGGGCACGGATTCTACCGGCTGGTGATGGAGAGATAAACGAAAAAGGAATAGATTTTTATAACAGAATCATCGATGAATGTTTAGAATATGGGATTGTTCCGTTTGTTACTTTGTACCATTGGGACTTGCCATTGACACTGGAAGAAGATGGCGGATGGACGAATAAGCGGACAGCAGAGGCGTTTGTAAAGTATGCAGAGATTTGTTTTAGAGCATTTGGAGACCGGGTGAAACATTGGATTACATTTAATGAGACCGTTATGTTTTGCGGGTTAGGGTATTTAAAAGGTGCCCATCCGCCAGGCATTCAAAATGATGTTCCAAAATATTTTCAAGCTACTCACTATGTGTTTTATGCACATGCGAAAGCAGTTAATTTGTACAAACAGTTAAAGCAATATGGAGAGATTGGCATAACACACGTTTTCTTGCCTGCATATAGCATAGATAATCAGCCGGATAACATTTTGGCGGAACGTCATGCTAATGAATATGAGACATTTTGGTTCTATGATCCGATTCTGAAAGGAGAGTATCCATCTTATGTTACACAGCAATTAAAAGAAAAGGGATGGATACCTAACTGGACGATTGAAGAGTTAGAGATGATCAAACAAAACGCCGGGAAAAACGATTTTATCGGTTTAAACTATTATCAACCCATACGAGTGGAACGATATTATAAGGATATTGAGAATGAGGAACATTCTAGAGAAACATCTACTCTTGCTCCAGGTAATCCTTCTTTTGACGGATTTTATCGAACAGTACGGATGAAAGACAAAACATATACAAAATGGGGATGGGAAATATCACCGGAAGGTTTTTTAAATGGCCTGCATATGTTAAAAGAGCGATATGGCAACATTAAAATGTATGTAACGGAAAACGGGCTTGGTGATGAAGATCCAATTATTGATGGAGAAATTGTAGATGTACCGCGAATTAAATATGTTGAAGAACATTTAAAAGTTATAAAGCGTGCTATCAAAGAAGGAATTCATCTAAAAGGATATTATGCATGGTCAGTTATTGATCTGTTAAGCTGGTTAAATGGTTACAAGAAGCAGTATGGTTTTATTTTTGTAGATCATGATAATAACTTAAAACGTAAAAAGAAGCTTTCGTTTCACTGGTATAAGCATATCATTGCAACGAGGGGGGAAGAGTTATAA
- a CDS encoding GntR family transcriptional regulator translates to MNVKYKKIADSLEKDIREGKFNETKKLPTEEELMSIFRVSRNTIRKVVGQLVNRGYIFQVQGSGMFLRETPITDYINLGSLRGLTKNLVSQNIETKVLELHVIEANEALAERMQCQLRTKLYFVKRLRIVDGKSFSIEISFFKKDVVPYLNEEIALNSIYSYLIEDLHLNIGFADKVISCEKIDKESAQLLEVNEHDPALLIENTVYLVNGTIFELSQSMFHYQKTKLLNRINFK, encoded by the coding sequence ATGAACGTAAAGTATAAAAAAATTGCGGACAGTTTAGAGAAAGATATTCGCGAGGGAAAATTCAATGAGACAAAAAAGTTGCCGACGGAAGAAGAGTTAATGAGTATATTCCGAGTTAGCCGAAATACGATACGTAAAGTTGTGGGGCAGCTTGTCAATCGGGGTTACATTTTTCAGGTGCAAGGAAGCGGGATGTTTTTACGGGAAACACCCATAACAGATTATATTAATTTAGGAAGTCTGCGTGGTTTAACGAAAAATCTTGTTTCACAAAATATTGAAACAAAAGTATTAGAGTTACATGTAATAGAAGCCAATGAGGCATTAGCTGAACGGATGCAATGTCAGTTAAGAACGAAACTATATTTTGTGAAACGATTACGAATTGTAGACGGTAAATCATTTTCGATTGAAATAAGCTTCTTTAAAAAAGACGTTGTGCCATATTTAAATGAAGAAATCGCATTAAACTCCATATACAGTTATCTAATTGAAGACTTGCACCTCAACATCGGGTTTGCAGATAAAGTGATTAGTTGTGAAAAGATAGACAAAGAAAGTGCACAATTATTGGAAGTAAATGAACATGATCCGGCGCTTCTTATTGAAAATACAGTATACCTTGTAAATGGAACGATATTTGAGTTATCTCAATCCATGTTTCATTATCAGAAAACGAAGCTTTTAAATCGAATTAATTTTAAATAA
- a CDS encoding ATP-binding cassette domain-containing protein produces MSVYAKMIKVNKTIQGQRVLCDINLEFHQGRIYGLQGKNGSGKTMLLRALCGLIIPNTGEVIVNNQTLNAKHSFPESVGILIEYPGFLPQYTGFRNLQLLASIRKQITDDQIRESLLWVGLQPEDKRKYKKYSLGMKQRLGIAQAIMEDPELLLLDEPTNALDSDAVESMRELLLNLKNKGKTIIVASHDREEIDYLADEKIILENGRVTSIEVIS; encoded by the coding sequence ATGAGTGTATACGCTAAAATGATAAAGGTGAATAAGACTATACAAGGGCAGCGCGTTTTATGTGATATCAATTTGGAGTTTCATCAAGGAAGAATATATGGCCTTCAAGGAAAGAATGGTTCCGGCAAAACGATGCTTTTAAGAGCGTTATGCGGATTAATTATTCCGAATACCGGAGAGGTCATCGTGAATAATCAAACATTAAATGCCAAACATTCTTTCCCTGAAAGTGTAGGCATCTTGATCGAATATCCGGGTTTTTTGCCTCAATATACAGGATTTAGAAATCTTCAGTTGTTGGCGTCCATTAGGAAACAAATTACTGATGATCAAATTCGCGAGTCCTTATTATGGGTGGGGCTTCAACCGGAAGATAAAAGGAAATATAAGAAGTATTCACTGGGTATGAAACAAAGGCTGGGCATTGCCCAGGCCATTATGGAAGATCCTGAACTGCTTTTGCTGGACGAGCCGACGAATGCTTTGGATTCTGACGCCGTTGAGAGCATGAGGGAGTTATTATTGAATTTGAAGAATAAAGGAAAAACCATTATTGTGGCAAGTCATGATAGGGAAGAAATCGATTATTTGGCCGACGAGAAAATTATTTTAGAGAATGGCAGGGTCACTTCCATTGAGGTGATCTCATGA